CTCTTTATCAATAGGCAGCCAATTGAAATTAAGCCAACTATCTCACCTGGTCTGTCACAATTTCATCAGGAACACCAGTTACCTTTTGACAGACTGTCATGAATCTGGCTGTTAGCCAATGAAACTCTCCCACCTTAAGCCCCTGTCCTTCACACCCTAACTCCTATTGGCTGAGAGCTTAGACAAGCCTCTCGACAGCTGGTACGATGGGTCCCCTGCACGTTACTGATGTTATTGGTAGACATGTTGTAGATAAGCAACATATTGGTGTAATGAAGTGAATGATTACATTCAGTAAACCCATCTTCGTGTTACTGATACTTCTGCTATTCATATAGGTCTGCTGGTAGCTGTGGGGTGAACAGAGTAAAAGAGCCCCAGTGGTTCCAAATACTCTGTGGTAGATAGCTATGtaaaccctgtctttcaaagataattcgtaaaaatccaaataacacagtttcccatgcttgttcaatgaaccataaacaattaatgaacatgcacctgtggaacggtcgttaagacactaacagcttacagacggtaggcaattaaggtcacagttatgaaaacgtaggacactaaagaggcctttctactgactctgaaaaacaccaaaataaagatgcccagggtccctgctcatctgcgtgaacgtgccttaggcatgctgcaaggaggcatgaggactgcagatgtggccagggcaataaattgcaatgtccgtactgtgagacgtctaagacagcactacaggacggacagctgatcgtcctcgcagtggcggagcacgtgtaacaacacctgcacaagatcggtacattcgaacatcacacctgcgggacaggtacaggatggcaacaacaacaactgcccgagttctgccatggccagcgaagagcccggatctcaatcccattgagcacgtctgggacctgttggatcggagggtgagggctagggccattccgcgcagaaatgtccgggaacttacaggtgccttggtggaagagtggggtaacatctcacagcaagaactggcaaatctggtgcagtccatgaggaggagatgcactgcagtacttaatgcagctggtggccacaccagatactgactgttacttttgattttgaccccctttttgttcagggacacattattccatttatgttagttacatgtctgtggaacttgttcagtttatgtctcagttgttgaatcttgttgtgttcatacaaatatttacacatgttaagtttgctgaaaataaatgcagttgacagtgagaggacgtttctttttttgctgagtttatgacaaAAGGTACCAAAAGGTACCATTACACAATGAGTGGTGAATGTTGCCACATTGCACTGGGATTAATGAAATATTCCCATTAAATGTTGCATTGTAGTTACAACGTAATGTACCGGTAAATGTGTTGTTTTTCACAAATGTTAGAAGCTGTGTGCTGCTGTAGGGTTGATTTGGACGTTGACTTTCTTGACAGTGAGTGGACTTTGGTTTGGCCCGTGCTCCTGTACACAGTAACGCCTCTCTCTGTGGCAAGTCAGTAAAAAATCGAATAAATATGAGGATGCACAACTCCTTGTTTCAGGGTTAGGGCTGGCTCCCTGGGACTGTAGTTTGGGCTCTCACGTCCTGCAGTAAACCAATAGCTAGTCAAACGGAATTTAATCCACTGGATTAATAACAATGTAAGTACTCtcagatattacctgttagatttcgctacactcggaataacatctgctaaccatgtgtatgtgaccaaaacaatttgatttgatttgaccaacATGGTtgaagtttttgttgttgttgattagaCCTAATATAGGTTTTGTAAATCTTGGTTTATTTTTGAGATGTGTTGCACCATTTAATTTTAAACCTGGATTAGTTCATCTAAGGTTCAATCTTTAAACTATGATTAGTTACACGTGTCATAATGGATTCACCATAGCAATATGttctcattctatttctatggaaaCAAATTTGCACTGGTcattgctagcttgctagctagctagctagcaaattaagTTTGAAATACAGGCTATTAAAACTATACTTTTTGGTCAaattagttagctggctagtttaCTTTTGCAATCATGGTATCCACAAGAGCGTTAATCACACTGATAATAAAGCACATACACTGACATTTTATCAATTTAAACCTCCTGCAGGTGCAGTTTAGAATAATCCCTTATCTACAGTTTAATTTGATTTTAAAACAATGGAGCAAGAAGATTTAAACTAAGAACAAAATTAAACTTAGTTTAGAAGAAGGTTTAAATTGAACTAAGATTAATTTAAAACTAGGTTTAAAATGTTGTGCAACAAGATTAATACGTAAACCTTGATTTAACCCAGTTAATAAACCTTGATTAAACCCAGTTTAAACCTTGATTAAACCCAGTTTGAGTTAATCCATGTTGGTGCAACCCACCCCTATATATAACTGATGTTTATTTGATCTGGTTGATTGTATAGATTATTATAATCAATGCTGTTCAGTTGTTATTATGATGTAATGTCTTTTCAAATATCACAAAATCCCTCCTGCCACAACAATAGTCTACACACTGCACAGGCTATTGTACTTTTGAAACCGAATCAACAAATTGACCGGCATATTTACCCAACAATTTCCTAAGTATGCACAGCATTTTACTAAATTCCAAGGATGGTAAGAGAGAATAGATGCGGCAGTGTTGACATCCTTCCCTCTTCCTCCTTCACTGTCTGCAGTACCAGGGACCATGGTGGGAATGAAGCCCTCCGATACACCCCCTACCCTGGGGGTGAAGCTGCTGAGTGCTGGCTCAGCGGCCTGCATCGCTGACCTGGTCACCTTTCCCCTGGATACAGCCAAAGTCAGACTCCAGGTAATGGTTCACTGTCCACCTCCAGCCCTGAAGACTTGAGTCTGACCTCCTGTAACACTGAATTTGACTGGCACGTCCTGTAACACTGATTCTTGTGGGGACCTCCGTTAACACTGACACTTGTGGACCCCAGATTCAGGGAGAGAAGGTGGCGTCGGAAGCTACCAAGGGCATCCGCTACAGGGGGGTGTTTGGGACAATCAGTACCATGATCCGGACGGAGGGGCCCAGGTCGCTGTATAACGGTCTGGTGGCGGGCTTACAGAGACAGATGTGTTTTGCCTCCATCAGGATCGGCTTCTATGACAACGTCAAAAACTTCTACTCTGGCGGATCAGACAGTAAATTAGGATAACAGTTATTCATCGGAGATAATAATCTGTGATATGTTACATATTTTGTACCAAGAGAAGAAGCATCATATAGTACCTCAATCATCATCCTTTCAGTACTTAACAAACCCTCTTACCCCCTCTGCCCCTGTCCTATCCCAGCTGCAAATATTGGTATCCGTATCTTGGCCGGCTGCACCACAGGGGCCATGGCTGTGTCTTTCGCCCAGCCCACTGACGTGGTGAAGGTCCGCTTCCAGGCCCAGGTCAACCTGACCGGGGTGGCTCGTCGCTACACGGGCACCATGCAGGCCTACAAACACATTTTCAACCACGAGGGCATCCGCGGGCTCTGGAAAGGTTAGTCAGTACAACCCTGGGCCCCGCCCCATCGGTTGATTTGCCAGTAACACCAATCTCCATTGGTTGTGTTGCTGCTAACCTTGAGCCCCATTGATTG
This genomic interval from Salvelinus alpinus chromosome 6, SLU_Salpinus.1, whole genome shotgun sequence contains the following:
- the ucp1 gene encoding mitochondrial brown fat uncoupling protein 1, which produces MVGMKPSDTPPTLGVKLLSAGSAACIADLVTFPLDTAKVRLQIQGEKVASEATKGIRYRGVFGTISTMIRTEGPRSLYNGLVAGLQRQMCFASIRIGFYDNVKNFYSGGSDTANIGIRILAGCTTGAMAVSFAQPTDVVKVRFQAQVNLTGVARRYTGTMQAYKHIFNHEGIRGLWKGCLPNITRNALVNCTELVTYDLIKEAILRHNLLSDNLPCHFASAFGAGFVTTCIASPVDVVKTRYMNSPPGQYKSAINCAWTMATKEGPTAFYKGFVPSFLRLGSWNVVMFVSFEQLKRVMMVGKKKMEDKS